A window from Streptomyces sp. NBC_00271 encodes these proteins:
- a CDS encoding TetR/AcrR family transcriptional regulator, which translates to MSTKDVKRPPAGPRAEAKRLAILKAARELFVREGFDVSVDLIAAEAGVSKVTVYNHFGSKEALFIGVVKDSLDAPLGGTLADAVARLADSDDLRESLIAAARAWVAGIRTHPEILALRNVVARELHRFPELGKGHLDAGPERHHPAVAGALRKLVAQGRLDVPDIEVAVLQLSSLLVFPHLVFSAYGTDIDDGLADRLITGGVDMFLGHYAPRHTEP; encoded by the coding sequence ATGAGCACGAAGGACGTCAAGCGGCCCCCCGCCGGACCGCGCGCCGAGGCAAAGCGACTGGCCATCCTCAAAGCGGCCCGCGAGCTCTTTGTGCGTGAGGGCTTCGACGTGAGTGTCGATCTCATCGCCGCCGAGGCGGGCGTGTCCAAGGTGACGGTCTACAACCACTTCGGCAGCAAGGAAGCCCTGTTCATCGGGGTCGTCAAGGACTCGCTCGACGCCCCGCTCGGCGGCACCCTCGCCGACGCCGTCGCCCGCCTCGCCGACTCGGACGACCTGCGTGAGTCGCTCATCGCCGCCGCCCGCGCCTGGGTGGCCGGAATCCGCACCCACCCGGAGATCCTCGCGTTGCGAAACGTCGTCGCCCGCGAACTGCACCGCTTCCCCGAACTCGGCAAGGGCCACCTCGATGCCGGCCCCGAGCGCCATCACCCCGCCGTCGCGGGAGCACTCCGGAAACTGGTCGCACAGGGCCGGCTCGATGTCCCCGACATCGAGGTGGCCGTGCTCCAGCTCTCCTCCCTGCTGGTCTTCCCGCACCTGGTCTTCAGTGCCTACGGCACCGACATCGACGACGGTCTCGCCGACCGCCTGATCACGGGTGGGGTCGACATGTTCCTGGGCCACTACGCCCCGCGTCACACCGAGCCGTAA
- a CDS encoding GNAT family N-acetyltransferase, with amino-acid sequence MPDPSTYDIRPGVPSVADYRRLRTRAGLSDKSAEGAAVGLAHTWYGVMAIHNGDPIGMGRIIGDGGCFFQIVDICVLPEHQGRGLGRRIMQALNDELERRAPALSHVSLMADGDAHHLYRKFGFTDRAPKSIGMARFIRAD; translated from the coding sequence TTGCCCGATCCCAGCACGTACGACATCCGGCCCGGCGTCCCGTCGGTGGCGGACTACCGCCGGCTCCGCACCCGCGCCGGCCTCAGCGACAAGTCCGCCGAGGGCGCGGCGGTGGGGCTGGCCCACACTTGGTACGGGGTGATGGCCATCCACAATGGCGATCCGATCGGCATGGGCCGGATCATCGGCGACGGAGGTTGCTTCTTTCAGATCGTCGACATCTGCGTCCTGCCCGAGCACCAGGGCCGTGGACTCGGCCGCCGCATCATGCAGGCCTTGAACGACGAGTTGGAACGCCGCGCACCGGCACTCTCGCACGTCTCCCTCATGGCCGACGGCGACGCCCACCATCTCTACCGGAAGTTCGGGTTCACCGACCGGGCGCCCAAGTCCATCGGGATGGCCCGTTTCATCCGGGCCGACTGA
- a CDS encoding ABC transporter permease, whose product MSQHASARQHHKHALDVAHAPPRPGTPRAVLVPVAVVLLIGTVFVSVYLAAFHAPRPHELRVGTTEIGTHQAQLRQDLARAVPDGFTLETYPDESAARRAVQDRSVYAAYLGNGDLLYGSANGAAVTATVTTAFGSVARAEHHRLSVEDVAPASAGDTRGLSVFYAAFGLVLAGYLFGMTTYQLAPRLQYRWRMASLALFGVAGGVLVAAIAGSTGFGALPGPFLPLALVIALMGAAVGATTMVLLRLFGSAGVSLASILLLILGNSSSGGIMPAAYLPAWLRPLSEILPVGVGVRAMQGLDRFQDDGLTRALVILPLWVLGAAAVLYLKDVFRRETPSRVPDTVEPQPAAA is encoded by the coding sequence ATGTCCCAGCACGCCTCCGCCCGACAGCACCACAAGCACGCTCTGGACGTGGCTCACGCGCCGCCGCGCCCCGGGACCCCGCGCGCCGTCCTGGTGCCCGTGGCGGTCGTCCTGCTGATCGGCACCGTGTTCGTCAGCGTCTACCTCGCCGCCTTCCACGCACCGCGCCCCCACGAGTTGCGGGTGGGTACCACGGAGATCGGCACCCATCAGGCCCAGCTGCGCCAGGACCTCGCACGCGCCGTCCCCGACGGCTTCACCCTGGAGACCTACCCCGACGAATCCGCCGCCCGGCGCGCCGTCCAGGACCGGTCCGTCTATGCGGCCTACCTCGGCAACGGGGATCTGCTCTACGGCAGCGCCAACGGAGCCGCCGTCACCGCCACCGTGACCACCGCGTTCGGCTCCGTGGCCCGCGCGGAACACCACCGCCTCTCAGTCGAGGACGTCGCCCCGGCGTCAGCGGGAGACACCCGGGGACTGTCCGTCTTCTACGCGGCCTTCGGCCTGGTACTGGCCGGATACCTCTTCGGCATGACCACCTACCAGCTCGCCCCCCGCCTCCAGTACCGCTGGCGGATGGCCAGCCTGGCCCTGTTCGGCGTGGCCGGCGGCGTCCTGGTCGCCGCCATCGCCGGCAGCACCGGCTTCGGCGCCCTGCCCGGCCCCTTCCTGCCCCTCGCCCTCGTCATCGCGCTGATGGGCGCCGCGGTCGGCGCCACCACCATGGTGCTGCTGCGCCTGTTCGGCTCCGCCGGCGTCAGTCTCGCCTCGATCCTGCTGCTGATCCTCGGCAACAGCAGCAGCGGTGGCATCATGCCCGCCGCCTACCTCCCCGCCTGGCTGCGCCCGCTGTCCGAGATCCTGCCCGTCGGGGTCGGCGTCCGCGCCATGCAGGGGCTCGACCGATTCCAGGACGACGGCCTGACCCGCGCCCTGGTGATCCTCCCGCTGTGGGTGCTGGGCGCTGCCGCCGTGCTGTACCTCAAGGACGTCTTCCGACGCGAGACCCCGAGCCGCGTGCCGGACACGGTCGAGCCGCAGCCCGCAGCGGCCTGA
- a CDS encoding MarR family winged helix-turn-helix transcriptional regulator, whose amino-acid sequence MKHPDRRTGYVAWQIGQIMATRIERTLRPFQLTLAQNSALIQAAFDPGVSSATAARRAAITPQSMGTAVNGLVERGLLERRTAPGDRRTHRLHATEAGLRLAAEAGVAVDATHTEALEVLTPTEQEQAHSLLLKLLASLNPAAMDVDSTP is encoded by the coding sequence GTGAAACATCCCGACCGGCGTACGGGCTATGTGGCCTGGCAGATCGGCCAGATCATGGCGACCCGGATCGAGCGCACTCTGCGCCCCTTCCAGCTGACCCTCGCCCAGAACAGTGCCCTGATCCAGGCCGCCTTCGACCCGGGCGTCTCCAGCGCGACCGCCGCACGCCGGGCGGCGATCACCCCCCAGTCCATGGGAACCGCCGTCAACGGGCTGGTCGAGCGGGGGCTCCTGGAACGACGGACCGCCCCCGGCGACAGGCGCACTCACCGCTTGCACGCCACCGAGGCCGGCCTGCGACTCGCGGCCGAGGCCGGCGTCGCCGTGGACGCCACCCACACCGAAGCCCTGGAAGTACTCACACCGACGGAGCAGGAACAGGCCCACTCACTGCTCCTGAAACTCCTGGCGTCACTGAACCCGGCGGCCATGGACGTCGACAGCACACCCTGA
- a CDS encoding TetR/AcrR family transcriptional regulator, protein MVRSDARENRARILAAAREALAADGSTSMNQISQRAGVGAGTLYRNFPTRESLVLAVYQDEVARIINTVPDLLARMPPLEALRLWTTDLVEAMRRKHGLGDALGPGAHQAISEQSYGPVIAAITELLDAGKRDGSIRPDADPGDFLQLTGALWRAASSPEDRAPRMLALILDGLRPHR, encoded by the coding sequence GTGGTCCGTTCGGACGCCCGTGAGAACAGGGCGCGCATCCTCGCCGCCGCACGCGAAGCTCTTGCGGCGGACGGCAGCACGTCGATGAACCAGATCTCTCAGCGCGCGGGAGTCGGCGCGGGCACCCTGTACCGCAACTTCCCCACCCGTGAGTCGCTGGTTCTGGCCGTCTACCAGGACGAAGTGGCACGCATCATCAACACCGTGCCCGACCTGCTGGCCCGGATGCCGCCACTGGAAGCGCTCCGCCTCTGGACGACCGACCTCGTCGAGGCCATGCGCAGGAAGCACGGCCTCGGCGACGCCCTCGGCCCGGGCGCACACCAGGCGATCAGCGAGCAGAGCTACGGGCCGGTCATCGCCGCCATCACAGAACTCCTCGACGCCGGCAAAAGGGACGGAAGCATCCGCCCAGACGCCGACCCAGGCGACTTCCTCCAACTCACCGGTGCCTTGTGGCGCGCAGCGTCCAGCCCCGAGGACCGGGCACCCCGCATGCTCGCGCTCATCCTCGACGGACTCCGCCCGCACCGGTGA
- a CDS encoding aldo/keto reductase: MHYIKLGMTGLDVSPIAIGAMTYGEPDRGHPVWSKGEQDARPLIKHALEAGINFFDTANMYSNGSSEEILGRALKDFADRDAVVIATKLRHPMRLGPNGRGLSRKAIMTEVDHSLRRLGTDYIDLYQIHRNDHATPWEETLEALSDLVKAGKVRYLGASSMHAWEFAKALRLQKENGWARFVSMQDHYNLLAREEEREMIPLCLDEGVGTVIWSPLARGRLTRAWDDARSTVRSETDSAYADLLYSPAEEASNHAIIDAVGQVADAHGVSRAQVALAWLRRQPVVTAPLVGAGSIRQIDEAVASLDIELTDDEVRALEAPYTPRYDWQGVSDEAEMEAIRQRVPGMALA, encoded by the coding sequence ATGCATTACATCAAGCTCGGCATGACCGGCCTCGACGTATCCCCGATCGCGATCGGCGCGATGACCTACGGCGAGCCCGACCGCGGGCACCCCGTCTGGTCCAAGGGCGAACAGGACGCGCGACCGCTCATCAAGCACGCGCTGGAGGCGGGGATCAACTTCTTCGACACCGCGAACATGTACTCCAACGGTTCCAGCGAGGAAATCCTCGGCCGGGCGCTCAAGGACTTCGCCGACCGTGATGCCGTGGTGATCGCCACGAAACTGCGCCATCCGATGCGGCTGGGACCCAACGGACGGGGACTGTCACGTAAGGCGATCATGACCGAGGTCGACCACTCGCTGCGCCGCCTCGGAACCGACTACATCGACCTCTACCAGATCCACCGCAACGACCACGCCACCCCCTGGGAGGAGACCCTGGAGGCACTCAGCGACCTCGTGAAAGCCGGCAAGGTCCGCTACCTCGGCGCCTCGTCCATGCACGCGTGGGAGTTCGCGAAGGCTCTCCGCCTGCAGAAAGAGAACGGCTGGGCGCGGTTCGTGTCGATGCAGGACCACTACAACCTCCTCGCCCGTGAGGAGGAGCGCGAGATGATCCCGCTGTGCCTGGACGAGGGTGTCGGCACGGTCATCTGGTCGCCGCTGGCCCGCGGCCGCCTCACCCGCGCGTGGGACGACGCCCGCTCGACGGTGCGCTCCGAGACGGACAGCGCCTACGCGGACCTGCTCTACTCGCCGGCCGAGGAGGCGTCCAACCACGCGATCATCGACGCGGTCGGGCAGGTCGCGGACGCCCACGGCGTCAGCCGCGCACAGGTCGCGCTCGCCTGGCTGCGACGCCAGCCGGTCGTCACCGCGCCGCTGGTCGGCGCCGGCTCGATCCGGCAGATCGACGAGGCCGTGGCCTCCCTCGACATCGAGCTCACCGACGACGAAGTGCGCGCCCTGGAGGCCCCGTACACCCCCCGCTACGACTGGCAGGGCGTCTCGGACGAAGCCGAGATGGAGGCCATCCGCCAGCGCGTGCCCGGCATGGCGCTCGCATGA
- a CDS encoding DUF998 domain-containing protein: protein MKPIVRSGAAARAGALLILLGPLVSWVAEFITAAAWQDPPYSPLYNWVSHLGLTGPPQTAFGQVANSPLGAVMDTGWVIYGTLLIVGTFLVFDPRKGTRPIIIMILAVLAGVGVSLVGIFQGSNANVDNGLIAFHTFGAQGVMLAGNLMAIAVGAGGTRIGLTRGRSIASITLGTAGLIAFPLFMADVFTGWMWDIGLFERAVIYPILIGHALLGSSVAATERHRATHPLAPLSARVES, encoded by the coding sequence ATGAAACCCATCGTCCGCTCCGGCGCCGCTGCCCGCGCCGGAGCCCTCCTCATCCTTCTCGGCCCGCTCGTCTCCTGGGTCGCCGAGTTCATCACCGCCGCCGCATGGCAGGACCCGCCGTACTCGCCCCTGTACAACTGGGTCAGCCACCTCGGCCTGACCGGCCCGCCGCAGACCGCGTTCGGACAGGTCGCCAACTCCCCCCTCGGCGCCGTCATGGACACCGGCTGGGTGATCTACGGCACCCTCCTGATCGTCGGCACGTTCCTCGTGTTCGACCCTCGCAAGGGCACCCGCCCGATCATCATCATGATCCTCGCCGTCCTCGCCGGCGTCGGAGTCTCGCTCGTCGGCATCTTCCAGGGCTCCAACGCCAACGTCGACAACGGCCTGATCGCATTCCACACCTTCGGCGCACAGGGCGTCATGCTCGCCGGCAACCTCATGGCGATCGCCGTCGGAGCCGGCGGAACCCGCATCGGTCTCACCAGGGGCCGGTCGATCGCGAGCATCACTCTCGGCACCGCCGGGCTGATTGCGTTCCCCCTTTTCATGGCCGACGTGTTCACCGGCTGGATGTGGGACATCGGGCTGTTCGAGCGCGCCGTGATCTACCCGATCTTGATCGGCCACGCCCTCCTCGGAAGCAGCGTGGCCGCCACCGAGCGGCATCGTGCGACGCACCCGCTGGCACCCCTTTCTGCACGAGTCGAGAGCTGA